One part of the Lachnospiraceae bacterium JLR.KK002 genome encodes these proteins:
- a CDS encoding nucleotidyltransferase domain-containing protein → MEKKIKDITFEVSQELVKLFGDKIERIVLYGSYARGDFEMESDIDFMVLLNCNQEEITENRKAMSRVASRIGLQNDIMVSLLARNYNEYKNNMKYQPFYQNIEREGMSIYG, encoded by the coding sequence ATGGAAAAAAAAATAAAGGATATTACATTTGAGGTAAGCCAGGAACTGGTAAAGTTATTTGGTGACAAAATTGAACGTATTGTTTTGTATGGCTCTTATGCCCGCGGAGATTTTGAGATGGAATCAGACATTGACTTTATGGTTTTGCTAAATTGTAATCAGGAGGAAATAACAGAAAATCGTAAAGCAATGAGCAGGGTTGCAAGCCGGATTGGTTTGCAGAATGACATTATGGTATCACTGCTTGCACGTAATTATAATGAATATAAAAATAATATGAAGTACCAGCCGTTTTATCAGAATATAGAAAGAGAAGGCATGAGTATTTATGGATAA
- a CDS encoding HEPN domain-containing protein, translated as MDKRRADLAMYRLETAKQCIISAGTLAGISDYKGAANRSYYAVFHCMRSVLALSSVDFSKHSAVGAYFRKEYIKTGIFDVTMSDIISEAFDIRSDSDYNDYFVISKKEVEEQIANARYFYEKVEMYVLTQIKNIPGTEK; from the coding sequence ATGGATAAACGAAGAGCAGATCTGGCCATGTATCGTCTGGAGACGGCGAAGCAATGTATTATATCTGCAGGAACTCTGGCTGGGATATCGGATTATAAAGGTGCGGCAAACCGTTCCTATTATGCTGTTTTTCATTGTATGAGAAGCGTGCTGGCGTTGAGTTCTGTGGATTTTTCAAAACATTCCGCGGTAGGCGCTTATTTTCGGAAAGAGTATATTAAGACAGGAATATTTGATGTAACAATGTCAGATATTATATCAGAAGCCTTTGATATTCGAAGTGACAGTGACTACAATGATTATTTTGTAATATCGAAAAAAGAAGTCGAAGAGCAAATAGCAAACGCCCGGTATTTCTACGAGAAAGTGGAAATGTATGTTTTAACACAGATTAAAAATATTCCGGGAACAGAGAAATGA
- a CDS encoding NAD(P)-binding protein, with the protein MSRLSVISTDKVNSTTETLMKEFTQRIIANPPGVCPVDMQLAFLKVCHAQTCGKCVPCRIGLGILEELLESVLDNTATMETLDLIEHTATNIKNSADCAIGFESARMVLAGLEGFKEDYISHVREHQCTGTFEQPIPCVTLCPANVDIPGYIALAGAGRCEDAVRLIRKDNPFPTACALICEHPCEKRCRRNMIDDSINIRGIKHYVMDKANAKKVPVPACAESTGRKVAIIGAGPSGLTAAYFLQLMGHQTTVYEEKAQPGGMLRYGIPNYRFPGERLKEDIDAILSTGVELKLNAAIGTEELKEINDTYDAVYIAIGAHAEKRLNLEGEDSGNVISAVEMLREIGDDRYPDFTGQRVIVVGGGNVAMDCARTAIRSNAKTVSIVYRRRKEDMTALPAEVEGAIAEGIELLTLKAPLRVEKDEKGNVAALWVQPQIIGKVRGGRPSPGKADKAEERLECDVILMAVGQDIITEPFAQAGIATKSGRILADASCALNRVGMYAGGDCVSGPATVIKAIAAGKVAAANIDEFLGCNHEISVDVEIPEPLLNDKVPCGRVNLGEKESWARKDNFEGIEYTMSDEEAYQEASRCLRCDRHGCGVLRGGRQDKW; encoded by the coding sequence ATGAGCAGATTATCAGTAATTTCTACGGACAAGGTAAATTCTACCACAGAAACACTGATGAAGGAATTTACACAGCGTATTATCGCAAATCCGCCAGGGGTCTGTCCCGTTGACATGCAGCTTGCATTTTTGAAGGTATGTCATGCCCAGACCTGTGGAAAATGTGTTCCATGCCGAATCGGACTGGGCATTCTGGAAGAACTTCTGGAAAGCGTTCTGGATAATACGGCAACCATGGAAACACTTGACTTAATTGAACATACAGCTACCAATATCAAAAATTCTGCGGATTGCGCCATTGGGTTTGAGTCCGCCCGCATGGTGCTGGCCGGACTGGAAGGATTTAAAGAGGATTATATTTCCCATGTGAGAGAGCATCAGTGTACAGGAACCTTTGAGCAGCCCATTCCATGCGTCACCCTCTGTCCGGCAAATGTGGACATTCCAGGGTATATTGCACTGGCCGGGGCCGGCCGCTGCGAGGATGCGGTGCGTCTGATTCGGAAGGACAACCCCTTCCCGACGGCGTGCGCGCTGATTTGTGAACATCCCTGTGAGAAGCGGTGCCGCAGGAATATGATAGATGATTCCATCAATATCCGTGGAATCAAACATTATGTGATGGATAAAGCCAATGCAAAGAAGGTTCCGGTTCCTGCCTGTGCAGAGTCCACCGGAAGGAAGGTGGCAATTATCGGCGCCGGCCCTTCCGGGCTTACAGCAGCATATTTTCTGCAGCTTATGGGACATCAGACCACTGTGTATGAAGAAAAAGCACAGCCTGGAGGTATGCTTCGCTATGGAATTCCAAATTACCGGTTCCCAGGGGAAAGGCTTAAGGAAGATATCGACGCCATCCTTTCCACAGGTGTGGAACTGAAACTGAATGCGGCAATTGGAACAGAAGAGCTGAAAGAAATCAACGATACATACGATGCGGTATACATTGCAATTGGCGCTCATGCGGAAAAGCGCCTGAATCTGGAAGGAGAGGACAGCGGAAATGTGATTTCAGCCGTGGAAATGCTGCGTGAAATCGGAGATGACAGATATCCGGATTTCACAGGACAGCGGGTAATTGTAGTGGGCGGTGGAAATGTAGCCATGGACTGTGCAAGAACAGCCATCCGTTCCAATGCAAAAACAGTCAGTATTGTATACCGCAGGCGCAAGGAAGATATGACAGCTCTGCCGGCGGAGGTGGAAGGGGCTATTGCAGAGGGAATTGAGCTCCTTACTTTAAAAGCGCCCCTTCGGGTGGAGAAAGATGAAAAGGGCAATGTGGCGGCTTTGTGGGTGCAGCCTCAGATTATCGGTAAGGTAAGAGGCGGCCGCCCTTCTCCGGGAAAAGCAGACAAGGCGGAAGAACGGCTGGAATGCGACGTAATCCTTATGGCTGTGGGGCAGGATATTATTACAGAGCCCTTTGCACAGGCCGGGATTGCCACGAAAAGCGGAAGAATTCTGGCAGATGCTTCCTGCGCCCTGAACCGTGTGGGCATGTATGCAGGAGGAGACTGTGTATCCGGGCCGGCAACGGTAATCAAGGCCATTGCAGCCGGGAAAGTGGCAGCGGCCAATATTGATGAATTTCTGGGCTGCAATCATGAGATTTCCGTGGATGTGGAGATTCCGGAACCGCTGTTAAATGATAAGGTTCCATGCGGACGTGTAAATCTGGGTGAGAAGGAATCCTGGGCCCGCAAAGATAATTTTGAAGGCATTGAATATACCATGAGCGACGAAGAAGCATATCAGGAGGCAAGTCGCTGCCTGCGGTGTGACCGCCATGGCTGCGGTGTATTGAGAGGAGGCAGACAGGACAAATGGTAA
- a CDS encoding [FeFe] hydrogenase, group A, whose protein sequence is MVNVTIDHRKIQVPEGTTILKAAATAGIEIPTLCFLKDLNEIGACRICCVEIEGKDTLAAACNTIAEEGMVIHTSSLKAHYARRMNLQIILSQHDFRCAACQRNGSCALQKICADMNINDVPFEQSYERKEWDLSFPLIRDDSKCIKCMRCVQICDKVQSLGIWDIVNTGKRTGVGVSRMRTITEADCALCGQCITHCPTGALRERDDVRKVMDAVNDPDKIVVVQIAPAVRSAWGEGLGLPEKMATEKRMAAAARALGMDYVFDTNFSADLTIMEEANEFLERMTHREKYQWPMYTSCCPGWVRFLKSQYPEMTEQLSTAKSPQQMFGTVAKTYFAEKVLDTDPSNIFCVSIMPCTAKKAECALPNINDSGADRDVDVVLTTREFDRLLRSELICPANLEEEEFDSPLGTGSGAAVIFGATGGVMEAALRTAYYALKKENPKPDAFKMVRGLDDIKEVTAEIAGIPIRAAVVHGLGNTRKLIERVAAGEAEYDFVEVMACPGGCAGGGGQPITEGREMAGERGSRLYTLDRKNPLRFSHENPSVRALYSQYLEKPLSHKAHELLHTDHLGWDMPRKV, encoded by the coding sequence ATGGTAAATGTAACGATTGATCACAGGAAGATACAGGTGCCTGAGGGTACGACAATTTTAAAAGCTGCCGCCACTGCCGGAATCGAGATTCCCACACTCTGCTTTCTGAAGGATTTGAATGAAATCGGAGCCTGTCGTATCTGCTGTGTGGAAATAGAAGGCAAAGACACTCTTGCGGCGGCCTGCAATACCATTGCGGAAGAAGGCATGGTGATTCATACCAGCAGTCTGAAAGCTCACTATGCCCGCAGAATGAATCTGCAGATTATTCTGTCCCAGCATGATTTCCGCTGTGCGGCCTGTCAGCGGAACGGAAGCTGCGCCCTGCAGAAAATCTGTGCGGATATGAATATCAATGACGTTCCCTTTGAGCAGTCTTACGAGAGAAAAGAATGGGATTTGAGTTTCCCCCTGATTCGGGATGACAGCAAATGTATCAAATGTATGCGCTGCGTGCAGATTTGCGACAAGGTACAGTCTCTTGGAATATGGGACATTGTAAATACGGGAAAACGTACGGGAGTGGGCGTTTCCAGAATGCGTACCATCACGGAAGCAGACTGCGCCCTGTGCGGACAGTGTATTACCCATTGTCCTACCGGAGCCCTCCGGGAGCGGGATGATGTGCGCAAAGTAATGGACGCCGTCAATGACCCGGATAAAATTGTCGTGGTACAGATTGCTCCGGCGGTCCGGTCTGCCTGGGGAGAAGGTCTTGGCCTGCCGGAAAAAATGGCCACAGAGAAACGTATGGCGGCGGCAGCCCGCGCCCTTGGCATGGATTATGTCTTTGATACAAATTTCAGCGCTGATTTAACGATTATGGAGGAAGCAAATGAATTCCTGGAGCGGATGACCCACAGAGAGAAATATCAGTGGCCCATGTACACCTCCTGCTGTCCCGGCTGGGTTCGGTTTTTGAAATCACAGTATCCGGAAATGACGGAACAGCTTTCTACGGCAAAATCGCCTCAGCAGATGTTTGGGACGGTGGCAAAGACTTATTTTGCAGAAAAGGTACTGGATACGGATCCGAGTAATATTTTCTGCGTATCCATCATGCCCTGTACGGCCAAAAAGGCAGAGTGCGCCCTGCCGAATATCAACGATTCCGGTGCGGACCGGGATGTGGATGTGGTGCTTACCACCAGGGAATTTGACCGGCTGCTTCGTTCTGAGCTGATCTGTCCGGCAAATCTGGAGGAAGAAGAATTTGATTCTCCTCTGGGAACCGGTTCCGGCGCAGCCGTAATCTTCGGAGCCACAGGAGGCGTGATGGAGGCTGCCCTTCGGACTGCTTACTATGCACTGAAAAAAGAAAATCCCAAACCGGATGCATTTAAAATGGTACGCGGGCTGGATGATATCAAAGAAGTGACAGCAGAAATTGCCGGGATTCCCATCCGGGCGGCTGTGGTACACGGACTTGGTAATACCAGAAAGCTGATTGAGCGGGTAGCTGCCGGGGAGGCAGAATACGATTTTGTAGAAGTGATGGCCTGTCCCGGCGGCTGCGCCGGAGGAGGCGGGCAGCCCATCACGGAAGGACGTGAGATGGCGGGAGAGCGGGGAAGCAGGCTCTATACGCTGGACAGGAAAAATCCGCTGCGGTTCTCCCATGAGAATCCTTCCGTCCGCGCCCTTTACAGCCAGTATCTGGAAAAACCCCTTTCCCATAAAGCTCATGAACTTTTACATACGGATCATCTGGGCTGGGATATGCCTCGGAAAGTATAA
- a CDS encoding DUF234 domain-containing protein: protein MAGRKTELQYLEQMYHETGNQLLVLYGRKEHGGRKLVREFCRNKKFFYYCAPEISPQSQRQRMGREIAEHYQVTLSEDSYDTFFKRVKSGDSSKLVLVMDEVQHIMKKDSQFLESILKLKGKKLYPGPVMILLCSSSIFWVEQELPQVLGNAARKLDGTVKFEELKFLDLVRNFPDYSVRESVEAFGVIGGVTEYMKGWDDTKDIRTNICTHVLSETGFLYGKAEEIIRTQLRELSVYNTILEVLASGKHKLNDIYQATGFSRAKISVYLKNLMEFDVVEKVYSFETGGWQNAQKGLYQIKDTFINFWFKFVYPYLSDLQLMAPEDFYEKHIAGGLEGYLKRYFVNVCMEYLELQDLVGRLPLNIHKMGTWIGKKGHIDIIAQNSIRENIICLCNWSEPAMTFEMCQQLFQSMEQARITANYYYLFTAKSFDEQLLRVVDQDSRIVLVDMNRM, encoded by the coding sequence ATGGCAGGGAGAAAAACAGAATTACAATATCTGGAGCAGATGTACCATGAGACCGGAAATCAGCTTCTGGTACTGTACGGAAGAAAAGAGCATGGAGGCAGGAAACTGGTGCGGGAATTTTGCAGAAATAAAAAATTCTTTTATTACTGTGCGCCGGAGATTTCCCCTCAGTCACAGCGGCAGCGGATGGGAAGGGAAATTGCGGAACATTATCAGGTGACATTATCCGAAGATTCCTACGATACCTTTTTCAAACGGGTAAAAAGCGGAGACAGCAGCAAACTGGTGCTGGTTATGGATGAAGTTCAGCATATTATGAAAAAAGACAGCCAGTTTCTGGAAAGTATCCTGAAGCTGAAGGGGAAGAAACTGTATCCTGGGCCGGTGATGATTCTGCTGTGCAGTTCTTCCATATTCTGGGTGGAACAGGAGCTGCCCCAGGTTCTGGGCAATGCTGCCAGGAAGCTGGACGGAACCGTGAAATTTGAGGAACTGAAATTTCTGGATTTAGTGCGTAATTTTCCGGATTACAGTGTCAGGGAAAGTGTGGAAGCATTCGGAGTAATCGGCGGTGTGACGGAATATATGAAAGGCTGGGATGATACGAAGGATATCCGTACCAATATCTGTACCCATGTGTTGTCAGAAACAGGTTTCCTTTACGGAAAGGCGGAGGAGATTATCCGAACCCAGTTAAGAGAGCTTTCCGTATACAATACTATTCTGGAAGTTCTGGCTTCCGGAAAGCATAAGCTGAACGATATCTATCAGGCCACAGGATTTTCCAGAGCGAAAATCAGCGTATATCTGAAAAATCTGATGGAGTTTGATGTGGTGGAGAAAGTGTATTCCTTTGAAACCGGAGGATGGCAGAATGCCCAGAAAGGACTGTATCAGATAAAAGATACGTTTATTAATTTCTGGTTTAAATTTGTATATCCATACCTGTCCGATTTGCAGTTAATGGCGCCGGAGGATTTTTATGAGAAGCATATTGCAGGAGGGCTGGAGGGATATCTGAAACGATATTTTGTGAATGTGTGCATGGAATATCTGGAACTGCAGGATCTGGTAGGAAGGCTGCCTCTGAACATTCATAAAATGGGAACCTGGATTGGGAAAAAAGGCCATATTGACATTATTGCTCAGAACAGTATCCGGGAAAACATTATCTGCCTCTGTAACTGGTCGGAACCGGCAATGACATTTGAAATGTGCCAGCAGTTATTTCAGAGCATGGAGCAGGCCAGAATTACCGCAAATTATTACTATCTCTTTACAGCCAAATCCTTTGATGAACAGCTGCTGCGGGTGGTAGACCAGGACAGCCGCATTGTGCTGGTGGATATGAACAGAATGTAA
- a CDS encoding DNA topoisomerase, with protein MAKALYIAEKPSVAREFARALKQDFKNHDGYMESGEGVVTWCVGHLVTMSYPEAYDEKLKKWSLATLPFLPEEFKYEVIPAVEKQYRIVANLLNRPDVSTIYVCTDSGREGEYIYRLVERQAGVQGKDRRRVWIDSQTEEEILRGIREAKELSEYDNLCESAYLRAKEDYLMGINFSRLLTLKYGNAISGFLKTRYTVVSVGRVMTCVQGMVVRREREIREFVKTPFYRVVSILDIRGTEIEGEWRAVEGSCYFQSPKLYKENGLKEKKDAEQLIADFISSSGVLAGEERQPSEDSPLSGAEGQLSENSPLSGAEGQIPEHHSGETEIKASVFSLEKKKENKYPPLLYNLAELQNDCSRLFKISPDQTLQVVQELYEKKLVTYPRTDARVLSSAVAREIRKNIEGLTNIPSVKGFAEEILERGSYKKIGKSRYVNDKQITDHYAIIPTGQGLSAVRSLNGTALHVYETIVRRFLGIFFPPAVYQKINLVTSIKRTGSPAGAEKFFASFKVLAEPGYLKVMEYSFRKKKEEKQPEEKGADEDNAQDMACDLSVMELLSSLKKGMELPVKSLNIKEGETSPPKRYNSGSMILAMENAGQLIEDEELRAQIKGSGIGTSATRAEILKKLVNNKYLALNKKSQIITPTLLGEMIYDVVNASIRSLLNPELTASWEKGLTYVAEGSITPQEYMEKLEHFIRSRTSGVLGLNNQYALREYFQYASAFYKSSEKSSKKPSTPKGGKQKNGNM; from the coding sequence ATGGCGAAGGCTTTATACATAGCGGAGAAACCAAGTGTGGCAAGGGAATTTGCCAGAGCATTAAAACAGGATTTTAAAAACCATGACGGTTACATGGAATCGGGGGAAGGGGTTGTTACCTGGTGCGTGGGCCATCTGGTGACTATGAGTTATCCGGAGGCTTACGATGAAAAACTGAAAAAGTGGAGCCTTGCCACCCTCCCATTTTTGCCGGAGGAATTTAAGTACGAGGTGATTCCGGCCGTGGAGAAGCAGTACAGGATAGTAGCGAATCTTTTAAACCGTCCCGATGTGAGTACCATTTATGTATGTACGGACTCCGGGCGGGAAGGAGAATATATTTACCGTCTGGTGGAACGACAGGCCGGAGTGCAGGGGAAGGACCGGCGCAGAGTCTGGATTGATTCCCAGACAGAGGAAGAGATTCTGCGGGGCATCCGGGAGGCAAAAGAGCTGTCAGAATATGACAATCTCTGTGAGTCCGCCTATCTGCGGGCAAAAGAAGATTATCTCATGGGCATTAACTTTTCCCGGCTGCTCACATTGAAATACGGCAATGCTATTTCAGGATTTCTGAAAACCAGATATACGGTAGTCAGCGTGGGCCGGGTTATGACCTGTGTGCAGGGCATGGTAGTGCGCAGGGAGCGGGAAATCCGGGAATTTGTGAAAACGCCTTTTTACCGGGTGGTCAGTATCCTGGATATCCGGGGAACTGAAATTGAGGGGGAATGGCGGGCAGTGGAAGGTTCCTGTTATTTCCAGTCCCCCAAACTGTACAAAGAGAATGGGCTGAAAGAGAAAAAAGACGCAGAACAGTTAATCGCAGATTTTATTTCTTCTTCCGGAGTTTTGGCCGGGGAAGAAAGACAGCCTTCGGAAGACAGTCCTCTGTCCGGAGCAGAAGGGCAACTTTCGGAAAACAGTCCTCTGTCCGGAGCAGAAGGGCAGATTCCGGAACATCATTCGGGGGAAACAGAGATAAAAGCCTCTGTTTTTTCCCTGGAAAAGAAAAAGGAGAATAAATATCCGCCCCTTCTTTACAACCTGGCGGAGTTGCAGAACGACTGTTCCAGACTTTTTAAAATCAGTCCGGATCAGACATTGCAGGTGGTACAGGAACTGTACGAGAAAAAGCTGGTCACCTATCCCAGAACGGACGCCCGCGTGCTGTCTTCTGCTGTGGCCAGAGAGATACGGAAAAATATCGAGGGCCTGACAAATATTCCCTCCGTAAAGGGATTTGCGGAGGAAATCCTGGAACGGGGAAGTTACAAAAAGATTGGAAAAAGCCGGTATGTCAATGACAAACAGATTACGGACCATTATGCTATTATTCCAACGGGACAGGGACTTTCGGCTGTCCGCAGCCTGAACGGAACAGCCCTGCATGTGTACGAAACCATTGTGCGGCGATTTCTGGGGATTTTCTTTCCTCCCGCAGTGTATCAGAAGATTAATCTGGTAACATCCATAAAGAGAACAGGAAGTCCCGCCGGAGCGGAAAAGTTTTTTGCTTCTTTTAAAGTGCTGGCAGAACCGGGATATCTGAAAGTCATGGAATATTCTTTCCGGAAAAAGAAAGAAGAAAAGCAGCCGGAAGAGAAAGGAGCGGATGAGGACAATGCCCAGGATATGGCCTGCGACCTGTCCGTTATGGAACTTTTGTCTTCTCTGAAAAAAGGCATGGAGCTTCCGGTGAAATCTCTGAATATCAAAGAAGGGGAGACTTCCCCGCCCAAACGCTATAATTCCGGCTCCATGATTCTGGCCATGGAAAATGCAGGGCAATTAATCGAGGACGAGGAGCTCCGGGCTCAGATTAAGGGGAGCGGCATCGGCACCAGCGCCACCAGAGCGGAAATCCTCAAAAAGCTGGTGAACAACAAATATCTTGCCCTGAATAAAAAGAGCCAGATTATTACGCCTACCCTGCTGGGAGAAATGATCTACGACGTGGTAAACGCCTCGATTCGTTCTTTGTTAAATCCTGAACTGACAGCAAGCTGGGAAAAGGGCCTGACCTATGTGGCGGAAGGGAGTATTACGCCTCAGGAATATATGGAAAAACTGGAGCATTTTATCCGAAGCCGTACCAGCGGCGTGCTGGGGCTGAATAACCAGTATGCCCTGCGGGAATATTTTCAGTATGCTTCGGCTTTTTATAAATCATCTGAAAAATCATCGAAAAAGCCATCAACCCCAAAAGGAGGAAAACAGAAAAATGGAAACATGTAA
- a CDS encoding UDP-N-acetylglucosamine pyrophosphorylase — METCKISNLYNLSETLASELFQGLTYPWEALPKISAFICKLGETLDAEKYEQRGENIWIARTAKVAPTASINGPVIIDEEAEIRHCAFIRGNAIVGKGAVVGNSTELKNVVLFNKVQVPHYNYVGDSILGYKSHMGAGSITSNVKSDKTLVVVKDKEQEIATGLKKFGAMLGDEVEVGCNSVLNPGTVVGRNSNIYPLSMVRGVIPAKSIYKQKNDIVEKQN; from the coding sequence ATGGAAACATGTAAAATCAGTAATCTCTACAACTTATCGGAAACCCTGGCTTCAGAATTATTTCAGGGCCTTACTTACCCCTGGGAGGCGCTGCCCAAAATCAGCGCATTTATCTGTAAACTGGGAGAAACTCTGGATGCGGAGAAATATGAGCAGCGGGGCGAGAACATCTGGATTGCCAGAACTGCAAAAGTTGCTCCCACAGCCAGTATCAACGGGCCGGTTATCATTGACGAGGAAGCGGAAATCCGCCATTGTGCTTTCATCCGGGGAAATGCCATTGTGGGAAAAGGAGCTGTTGTGGGTAATTCCACGGAGCTGAAAAATGTAGTTCTGTTTAATAAAGTACAGGTGCCCCATTACAATTATGTGGGAGATTCCATTCTGGGCTATAAATCCCATATGGGAGCAGGTTCCATCACCTCCAATGTGAAATCAGATAAAACTCTGGTGGTGGTGAAAGACAAAGAGCAGGAAATAGCCACAGGCTTAAAGAAATTCGGAGCCATGCTGGGAGATGAAGTGGAAGTGGGCTGCAACAGCGTTCTGAATCCGGGTACGGTAGTGGGAAGGAACAGCAATATCTATCCTCTTTCCATGGTAAGGGGCGTGATACCTGCCAAATCCATATACAAGCAGAAAAATGATATTGTGGAAAAACAGAACTAA
- a CDS encoding ABC transporter ATP-binding protein: protein MLEIQSLTKKYGHYLAVDHVSFTVPDGKVGILLGPNGAGKSTIIKSIAGLLRYQGGVGIEQMPARTLEARRIFAYVPELPAMFDALTVREHIEYVRRAYNSSITDEEIERLLVRFELEDKQNKLGNELSKGMMQKVSICCALAIKPRVILLDEPMVGLDPAAIRELKEVLLELKEQGVTILISTHMLEMVKELWDVMFIMEKGKIVGTFTREQARDTDIEELFFRITGGGEAQ from the coding sequence ATGTTAGAAATTCAGAGTCTGACAAAAAAATACGGACATTATCTGGCCGTAGACCATGTAAGTTTTACGGTTCCCGACGGAAAAGTGGGAATTTTGCTGGGGCCTAACGGAGCCGGAAAATCTACGATTATCAAGAGCATTGCCGGGCTTTTGCGTTATCAGGGCGGCGTCGGAATTGAGCAGATGCCGGCAAGGACACTGGAGGCCAGGCGGATTTTTGCCTATGTGCCGGAACTGCCGGCCATGTTTGACGCGCTGACGGTACGGGAGCACATTGAATATGTGCGCAGAGCTTACAATTCTTCCATTACCGATGAAGAAATTGAGCGGCTGCTGGTCCGCTTTGAACTGGAAGACAAACAGAACAAGCTGGGAAACGAGCTGTCCAAAGGTATGATGCAGAAAGTGAGCATCTGCTGCGCTCTGGCCATTAAGCCAAGGGTAATTCTGCTGGATGAGCCCATGGTGGGTCTGGACCCTGCAGCCATCAGGGAACTGAAAGAAGTGCTTCTGGAACTGAAAGAGCAGGGCGTCACCATTTTAATCAGTACCCACATGCTGGAAATGGTGAAAGAACTGTGGGACGTGATGTTTATTATGGAAAAAGGGAAAATCGTCGGCACTTTTACCAGAGAGCAGGCCAGAGATACGGATATTGAGGAACTGTTCTTCCGGATTACGGGAGGCGGTGAAGCACAATGA